The genomic DNA CACGACGTACAACAGATAAAATGCCTATTGCACTCAGCCTCTTTGCAATTAATATACCGTTCGCACTTTTCTTCACACAGCTCACAGTGACCAACAACATCCGACGAGGAAGTATCCATTACAACACGACCGTCAAATACATACAATTTCCCCTTGAAATGCTTTCCCGGGTACTTCTTCACATACTGATCAATTCCACCCTGGAGCTGATACACATTCTTTAATCCTCCCTGTTTAAGCACGTGAGCAGTCGCCTTTTCACAACGTACCCCTCCGGTACAAACAGACACAACAGGGCGATCTCCAAGGTCTTTTACTTTTTCCGGAAGCTTTTGAACATCACGAAAGGTATTCATGCCTGATGGTACTGTTTTATCTAAACACCCGACCGCAAGCTCGTAGTCATTTCGCATATCAAGCACATAGAACTCCCTACCTTCTTCATACCATTTATGCAGTTCATCCGGAGTAATATATGGTGCACTCTCCTTACTAGGATCCACTCCCTTCACACCCGAGCTCACGATCTCATTACGTACCTTTATCGATAGTTTTGGAAAAGAAGAACCGGTGCCCTCGCTCTTCTTGAAAACAATATCCGCAAATCGCGCATCCTTCTTGAGTGTCTCACAGTACACCTCGATACTCTCTGATTCCCCCTCAAGGGTTCCATTTATACCCTCTTCAGCAAGAATAACCCGTCCGGTCAGACCAAGCTCACTACACAGCTTCCACTGGGCATCACGAAGAGCAGCAGGATCTTCAACGGTAACGTACTTGTAATATAGAATGACATTGTGACTGCTTTGCATAGGTAGTTACTTTACCTTTTTGCACCACTCTCTTCAAGCCACGGAATCGAGTGGTCAAAGAACTTCTCAAAACTTGAGCGTTGATACAGTAGCCGTGACAACGACTCCGCTTCCCAAACGGCGCCATTAAGCGAGTTGTGCGGATGAGGCTCGGCTGGAATACCAACGTATTTGTAGATATCCTCACCTCGAAGTTTTGAAAAGCCATTTTCAGACACCGGAGGCGCTACGCCACGCGCTACCATGTGTGCGTAGCAAACAGAGTGGAGATCCACAATGCGTTTTGGCACAACGCTCCCCGACTCAAGACCAACCGTGATCCCGCCCCGCCTTGCTGCAGCCATAATAAATAGAAGATCAAAATGATGATTAAGTCCACCAAAAACATAGTCATTTTGTTGAGCAAGCCACTCTGAGAACTTCGCGATAAGCTGTGCATCA from Candidatus Paceibacterota bacterium includes the following:
- a CDS encoding rhodanese-related sulfurtransferase encodes the protein MQSSHNVILYYKYVTVEDPAALRDAQWKLCSELGLTGRVILAEEGINGTLEGESESIEVYCETLKKDARFADIVFKKSEGTGSSFPKLSIKVRNEIVSSGVKGVDPSKESAPYITPDELHKWYEEGREFYVLDMRNDYELAVGCLDKTVPSGMNTFRDVQKLPEKVKDLGDRPVVSVCTGGVRCEKATAHVLKQGGLKNVYQLQGGIDQYVKKYPGKHFKGKLYVFDGRVVMDTSSSDVVGHCELCEEKCERYINCKEAECNRHFICCTSCSSEDRGECCGRCVSSATSHTKE
- a CDS encoding exonuclease domain-containing protein, with the protein product MIVLDIETTGLDPDRSSIVSLGAVSLVDTNKTFYMECRVWNGAEIHQEALNVNGFTRDEIMDEEKCSDAQLIAKFSEWLAQQNDYVFGGLNHHFDLLFIMAAARRGGITVGLESGSVVPKRIVDLHSVCYAHMVARGVAPPVSENGFSKLRGEDIYKYVGIPAEPHPHNSLNGAVWEAESLSRLLYQRSSFEKFFDHSIPWLEESGAKR